DNA sequence from the Peptoniphilus sp. GNH genome:
GCAGACTTTCAAAGACGTCCAAGGTCTCTTTGAGTTTGGGGTCTCTGAAGGAGTTCATCTTGGCAATTTTTTCTCTCGAGAAATTTATGCCCATGCCATAGGCTCCTCCAATGGCTCTTATGTTGGTGTAGAGGTAGTCTAGGCTTAGGAAATTTTTTAAGACTTCCATGGACCCGTCATAGTCGCCGAATGAATCGAAGTTTCCTCTTTGGCAGACGAAGTTTACGTTTGATGAGAAGGTGTATCCCAGATTCATTTTTTTGTTTAGGCTTAGGCTGATTTCATTTTCGCTTTGATAACTCAACCTTTCGATTAGGCCTTGGGCTACTTTTTTGAATTCCTCTTCTGCATCTTTTTCGCCAAGTAGATGGATGATTAGATCTTTTTTGTTCAAGATTTTGCCATATACTTTTTCTAGTCTTTCTTTGAGGGCTGGGAAATTCTCGTCGCAGTCTTTTAATGTTTTTATGATGTGGTCGTAGTAGTCGCTTCCGACTGTCATATTGGCGAATTTGCCGCTTTCTGTATTTTGTGCTTCTAAGACAGCAAATCCAAAAGAATTTGGCATTGCCATAAAGGAGCTTTCTAGAGCTGATTTTTCTTCTAGTAGCAGGTCTTTTATCCTCTTTTGATCATCAAATTTGGTCTTGGTGAGGATTTCTTCTATTAGTTCAAAGGCTTTTTCGCCCTGTCCTTTTAGATATTTTACTTTGCTGATGAATTTTCTCTTGGACTTAGCTTTGCATTGGAAGGCTGTGAGGGCAAAGCTAATGCCACCCGATCTTAGATAGATTTCTTTTTCAAGGTCTTGGAAGCTATAATTTTCAGTTGAAAGTCCATTTAAAAATAGGTCTATAAGAGCCAAGTCTTTTAGCTCATCTTCTCTCAGGTGGTCTATTTTAAATGCCAGGCTTGCATAGCTTATTTTGTTGGCAGCTCCTTCAAGGAAGAGGTACTTGGCACCCTTTATTTCTGAAACTACGGGGTCTATCTTTGCCACTTCGGTGTCTATATCTGACAAGTTAAGACTTGGTAGGTTACTTTTATCTTCTTCGCTTGACTCTGATTTTTGATAGACTTTTAGTTCTTTTGTATCTTTTATTATTTGGTCTAGTTCTTTTTCTGATAGAGTCTTTTGATAGGCGAGCAAGTCTTCTCTTTGCTTGTCCTCTCTTTGCTTTTCCCTGCCTTCTTGGGGTAGGATTGTCAGCTCTACCTTGTAGGGGTTGTCTATTAAATATTTTTTTATGAAGTCTTCTATATAGCCATGGTCTAATTTCTCTCTGATTTCTTTTATATGTTCATTTATGATTAGTCCTTCATAGGGACTTCTGTCATATAGCCATGAGTTCAAGGCTCTTAGTACATAAATTATTGATTTGTGTGGACCCGAGCCTTCTCTTATGGAAAATTCATACTTGTTTAAAGTCGACAACACGTGCTTTTTGTCTAGGCCTTCTTTTACGATTTTAGCAAGCGTGTTTTCGATTATATCTGCAAATTCCCCCATCCTATCTCTGGATGTGTTTTTGGCAACTATGGTGAAGTCATAAGGAAGTGACGAGTTAGTCGTGAAGTATATGTCTTCTCCCAAGCCTTTTTCTTGGAGCGCCAGTTTTATTGGACCCGCATCTGATGTAATCAAAAGTTCAGAAATGAAATTCATCATGAAGTCTATATTTTTATAGGTTCTATCTTGGACTACTACCGAATAGGTGAGGACGTCCTTGTTTTCAATTTCTTGACCCGGGTCAACTGAATAGTAGTCTATAAGGCTCTTTTTTTCTTTGAAGGGCTCGTTTAGCTTGATGCCAGAGTCTGGGTTTGTCTTTTCAAATTTGCCTATATAGTTTTTGTCAATAAATTCAAGTGCCTTTTCCATATCCATGTCCCCGTAGAGGTAGATGTAGGAATTAGACGGATGGTAATAGCGCTTATGAAAAGCTAAAAATTCTTGATAGCTGAGTTTTGGAATCTCCATGGGGTCTCCTCCCGAGTTGACTCCATAGGTCGAATCGGGATGGAGATTTAAGCTCAAAGCATTGTATATTTGGGAGTCAACTGATGAGTAGTCTCCTTTCATCTCGTTAAAAACAACTCCCACTCTCTTGAGTTCAGATTTTTTGTCTTCAAGCTCATAGTGCCAGCCTTCTTGTCTAAAGATTTTTTCTTCTTCATACATTCTTGGATAGAAAACTGCATCCAGATAGAGGTCCATCAGATTGTAGAAGTCTTTTTCGTTTCTGCTGGAAAGTGGGTAGACAGTCTTATCAGGGAAGGTCATTGCATTTAAAAATGTCTGCATAGATGACTTTAGCATGTCCATAAAGGGCTCCTTAGTCCTATACTTTCTAGAGCCTTGCAAAACACAGTGCTCTACTATGTGGGCTGTCCCTTTTGAGTCCTCTGGAGTTGTCCTAAAGGCTATGGCAAAGGTTTTGTTGCTGTCATCGTTTTCGACTGTCAAAACCCTTGCTCCAGTTTTCTCGTGTTCATAGATTTTGCAGTTTCCTGCGACTTCTTCGAGGTATTTTTCTTCAATAAATTTATAGTTTTTCATCTATCCTTCTTTCTTTTTATTTTATAGAGTTTTTTCAAACCATTTAGCAGTGGTGTCCATCAATTCGTCAAATTCTGTCATTGAACCTGTAAAAATGTTAAAAGTATGGTCTGCTTTTTCTATTACGTGCTTCTTGCTTTCTTTGTTAGGTGATGCCTTTAAGATTTCATCTGCTGATTTTGGTGGAACAACATCATCCTTGGCTCCATTTATTGCCATGATTGGGGCTTTGATTCCTTTTATCTTGTCTATTATTTTTACATTTTTTACATCTTTTGCCCATGAAAGACCGAATTTAAGAGGGCTTCTCCAGCCAAATTCAACTGTATAATAGCCATTTTTTTCTGCTTCTTTATATTGAGCATCAGTCATCATGTCTGAAAGGTCTAGAGCGCCTGCCCAAGTCAAGACTGATTTAAAATCTTCGCTTGCAGCTGCTGCCAAGAAGGCATCAGTTCCGCCTTGAGACCAGCCCATTACACCAATTTTGTCTTTGTCTACTTGTTCTAAGCTCTTTAGATAATCTTTGGCTGCTAGGGCATCTTCTGTTGCTGTCTTGTAATCGTATCCGATGTAGTCTTCTTTGGAATCGCCTACGCCCATGAAGTCTATACGGATTGAGGCTATCTTATTTTCTGCAAATTTTTCAGCCATGTAAACATATCCGTTGCCGGCTTCGTCTTTATTTGAACCTGTTCCATGAAGCATTACGACTGCTTTTAGGGCTTTGCCTTCCTTGGGTAGAGTCACTACTGCTGGCACCTTTCTGCCATTTGCATCTATGAGCAAGTTTTTTTGTAGGTAGGACTTTTCGCCTAGTCTTGCTATCATGCCGACTTTTTCAAATTCTACTTTTAGTCCCATTTTTTCTGCTATGAGTCTCAATGGCACATAGAGTTTATCTCCTTCAAGAAATGGCTTTATGTCTTCTATTTCTTTTTCGCCAAATATATTTTTTACCTTAACGGCTTTATCTGCGACTAAGTCAAAGGATAAGTCTTCGGATGTGATTTTCACTTCTTTCTTGTCTTCTGATAGGTCGAATTTATAAAGGTCCTTGATTGCTTTTAGGTCTTTGAAGTAGTCCCAGGGTACATATGTAACTCCCTTTATAAGTCTAGTTGCAACTCCATGTTGGTCCTTGTCAAAATAAACTTGAATAGATTTTTGAGAATTTGCTTCTGGACTTGTTTTTGTTTGAGCAAGTGTTCCCAAGGGCATAAGGCTTACTGCCAAGCCTGAAACTAGAGCTAATTTTTTAAAGTTTTTCATTTTTTTCCTCCTCTTTGAGTGGTCTTTGCACTCTTTGACTCTTTAGATTCACCTTTTATTATCCAGCTACATTCACATAAGCTTGGTAAGCGGATATTTTTTCAAGCTCATCAAGGTGAAATTTCCCAAGAGAGTTGGATGACCCACACGCAGTGTAGATTGGATCAATTCCTTTTAGACTATCATCCAAGTAGACCTTGCAAGGTTCTTTGTAGGCATAAGGACATACTCCTCCTATTCTAAATCCCACAAGCTCCTCTACCTCTTCGTGTTTTAGCATCTTCATTGGAAATCCAAACTGAGCCTTGTATTTTTTCTTATCAATCATCCTATCAGCCGGCAATACTATTAAAATCGGTTGACCGTTTTTGTCCTTTAAACTTATAGTTTTTACTATTTCTTTGCTGGAACATCCCAAGGTCTTGGCCGCTTCTTCGCTCGTAGCTGTGGACTCTTTAAAGATCATAATTCGATCTTCTAATTTGAATTTTTTTAAATACTCTCTTACTCTTTCTAGACTCATGCTTTCTCCCGGATAATTTAATCTAAGCCAGATAGACAGACTTCTTTGGTGCCTTGTTTTAGTCCAAAAATTTCTGTCTATCTGTTTCAAATTATACCACAAGTTTTTTCTTCCTACTTAAAAAATAAGACCCCTACTTTTAGGAGTCTTATTTTAAATTCTAAATCTTATTTTACATATACTAGAGTGCCATTTTCTAAAAATGCCATATCTCCAAGTTTTACATAAACTATTGGTTTTACTATCTTTGCGCCTTCAGGAAGCTTCTTGACTTCGATTTCATATCCGTCTGCTGTAGGTCTAACTTCATAGTTTTCTGCTGGGACTTCTTTCTTGTCATATTTTGGAGTTGCTCCTGTTACAAGATCTGTATTTTTGATTTTGTTGTAGTCATCTTCTGAAACATAGTTCAATTTTATATATCTTTCAGGATTTTGACCTGCCTTGCTTGCTCCCTTAAGGGATGATTTGATTTTTATAATGCCCTTGTCATCAAGTTTAGTGTAAGATTTTCCTGAGTGGTCGCTCTTTACGCTCTTATCTCCCAAAACTTCAAAATCTACAAGGATTTTTCTACCAGCTTTTGCAAAGTCGCCCTTGTGTTTTTTGTCTCCTATCTTGTAGGTTGGCATTTCTTTTATTATTTCAAGTTCTTCCTTGCTTATTGCCTTGTCATCTTTTTTCAACAGTTCTTTAGCCTTTTCTATAAGAGCCTTAAAATCAGCTATGGCTTTTTCATTTTCAGGTTTCTTTACGCCTTCGATTTCAAAATTTTCAAGCTTTAAGCCATCAACAAAATTCTTTAAGACTTTCTTAGCTTCTTTTACTTCATCAAGCTTTACTGCTTCTGTCTTTTCTGGTGCTTTTGCATCAACAAGAGCATTATAAAGCATTAAGAAGGCGTCTTGTCTGCTAGCAGCTGCGCCAAAATCTTTTATTTCAACTCCAGCTTCCTTGCCTATGATTCCTTCTTGGCTTGCCCAGTTTATCCATGATGCTGGCCAAGATGATTCTTTTACCATATCTGCTGTCAGGTCGTCTTTTTTTAATACGACTAGCATCTTTATTACTTCTGCATTTGTGATGTTTTTTTCTGGTTTGAAAGTACCATCAGGATAACCATTTATAAGGGCTATCTTGTTTTTTTCGCCCTTGGTGTCTTTTGCTACATTTATGATGCCCTTTGCCCAGTTTTCTTCTGCGACGTCTTTAAAAGCTGATTTTTCTTTTTGCAATTCCTTTGCTGAATTTTCAAGACCTATTGAATACACAAGGGTCTTTGCAATTTCAGATCTTTTTATATTCGAATCCAGTTTCAAACTTCCGTCTAGGTAGCCCGATATAATCTTTTTTTCTTTTAATTCAGCTATCTTTTCTTCTGGTTTTTGAACCTTTTTTAGAGCAGGTGCTGAGTAAGCAAGACTTGATTGAATGCCAGTTGCTAAAATTGTGGCTGCCAAAATTGTAGGCACTAATATTTTTCTTTTCATTTCATTCTCCTTTGTCGACTAATAAATTTTATATGCTTATAGTCGAAATTATTTATCAATTTAAGTATACAAAATATGTGTCACTTTGTAAATATTATAGCAAATTTAAATTGTTTAAATTTTTTCTTTTTTATTCTTGTCTAAATTTTCTTATTTACATAAAAGGAAGACTCAAAAAGAGTCTTTCTTATATTTATAAGTTTAAAATTTAGATTTTTCGCTTATATTTTACGATTAATAGTTGACGTTAAAGATTCCTATAATGTTATTGTAGTCTGCTACATAGGCATTTGGCAGCCCCATTTGAGCCATACTTACAGCTACACTATAGCCTCTTGCATTTGCTTTCATCATAAGTCCATAATGACCTGGAGAATTTTTCCATGTTGTGAAAAGAACTCTTGCAACATCCTCTTCTGATTTTACATTCATTGTTTGATTTTCTCCATATACACTAGTGTCATAATTAAATACATTATCTCTAATTGATGGGCCCATCAGCTGTGCAGCACATTCTCCTGCCATATTGCATATGCCTTCAAAAACTGTGTTCCATCTAGAACCATCTGGTCTTACATGCGGCTGTCCATTGCTTCTTAAGCTTCCAACTGCGGCTTGTTCTGTAGCCCTTATTTCTGTTCCTACTTGAGCCTCGCTATTGTAACTAAGGGGTTGTAATCCTTGACTTATTCTCTCTTCATTTAGCAAGTTTTCAAAAGCTTGTCTAAATTTTTCGTGATCAAAATAGGTTCCGTTATTAAATCCAATAACATATTGAGTTCTGTCAATATTATTGGCTTCTTTATTATTCTTATTAGAGCTTTTATTTACATTTTCTTTAGTTTTATTATCTTTATTTGCTTTTGCCTTTTCAATTTGTCTTGTGCCTGCAAGGGTATTGTATAGCATCAAAAAGGAGTCTTGTCTTTTGGCGGGTGAATCAAAGTCTGTTATTTCAACTCCAACTTCCTTGCCTATGATTCCTTCTTGGCTTGCCCAGTTTATCCATGATGCTGGCCAAGATGATTCTTTTACCATATCTGCTGTTAGGTCGTCTTTTTTTAATACAACTAGCATCTTTATTACTTCTGCATTTGTGATATTTTTTTCTGGTCTAAAAGTGCCATCAGGATAACCATTTATAAGACCTATCTTGTTTTTTTCGCCCTTGGTGTCTTTTGCTACATTTATGATGCCCTTTGCCCAGTGGTCTTCTGCGACATCTGTGAAGTCTGATTGCCCATTTTGTTCTTCTCTTGCTTCGTTTTCAAGTCCGATTGAATAAATAAGAGTCTTGGCAATTTCAGATCTTTTGATGGTTGAATCAAGTTTTAAACTTCCGTCTAGGTAGCCTGATATGATATTTTTGTCTTTTAATTCAGCTATCTTTTCTTCTTGACTTTGAACTTTTTTAAGGCTTGGTAATGAATATGCGAAGCTCGTTTGAATACTTGTTGTAAATATCATTGCCGCCAAAAGAGCCGTGCCTAATATTTTTCTTTGCATTTTCTTCTCCTTTTTATATAAACAAATTTATAATATGCTTATAGTCTAAATCATTTGTACATTTAAGTCTATAAAGCATGGGCTTATTTACAAATGTTTTTGCAAGTTGAAATTATTGTATCGAATGAATTTTCGTCTTGGTCTTATAAGAATTTCATTTGATTTTGAAATATTTAAATACAAAAAACCGCCCTATTAAAAGAGCGGTTTTTAACATTTTTAATCATTCTTAAATTATTCTTCAATTGTTTCTTCTTCTGAATCTTCTTGTGGTCTTTTTATGACTTCGGAATTTTCCAATATTTCAAAATTTTCTTTAAGCTTGTCGCTTATGGCAATTTGTACGTTGGAATTTTTTCTAACCCCTGTTCCAGCTGGAATCAATTGACCGATTATTATATTTTCTTTTAAGCCCAAAAGTTTGTCTTCTTTTCCTTTTATGGCTGCATCTGTTAATACTCTTGTCGTTTCTTGGAAAGACGCTGCTGAAAGGAAGGATTCTGTTGCCAAGGATGCCTTAGTGATACCGAGAAGGGTAACTTCTCCTGTGGCTGGTTTCTTGCCTTCTTCTTCCATTTTTTTATTTTCACGTTTGAAGTCGCTTGAGTCAACCATAGATCCTGGTAAGAAGGTCGTATCGCCTGGGTCTTCAATCTTATATTTATTAAGCATTTGTCTTACTATTATTTCAATATGCTTATCGTTGATATCTACCCCTTGAAGTCTATATACTCTTTGAACTTCTTTAACTATATATTCTTCAACGCCCTTGGGTCCTTTAACTTTTAAAAGGTCTTGAGGATATACAGAACCTTCAGTCAATTCGTCACCTTTTTCAACATAATCATCGTTTCTTACTTTGATTCTTTGTCCAAAAACTATGTTGTACTTGGCGACTTGTCCATCATCAGATGTGATTACAACTTCTCGTTTCTTGTTTTGTTCTTTTATTTCGACTTTTCCTGCAATTTCTGTAATTACAGCTAGACCCTTTGGCTTTCTTGCTTCGAAAAGTTCTTCTACTCTTGGAAGACCTTGGGTGATATCTGCTGCTGCTGCAACACCACCAGTGTGGAAAGTTCTCATTGTAAGCTGAGTTCCCGGTTCACCGATTGATTGGGCAGCGATTACTCCGACAGCTTCACCTATGCCTACACTATTACCTGTTGCCATGTTCTTGCCATAGCAATGAGCGCAGACTCCAGTTTTGCATTTGCATCCCAAGACTGTTCGCACTTTTACTTCTTCAATGCCGGCATCTACTATTTTTTGAGCCAAATCTGTTGTGATTTCTTCTCCCTTTCCTACAATCAAATCTCCGCTATTCGGATCCTTGATGTCTTCAGAGGAATATCTTCCTTCAATTCTATCTTTGAGGCTTTCTATTAATTCTTTGCCATCTTTAAACGCTCTTGCTACTAGATATTCATCTGTGCCACAGTCTTCTTCCACAACGATTACTTGTTGAGCTACATCTACAAGTCTTCTTGTAAGATATCCTGAGTCGGCTGTCCTAAGAGCTGTATCGGCAAGACCCTTTCTAGAACCGTGAGTAGACATGTAGAATTCCAAAACTGAAAGTCCTTCTCTAAAGTTTGACTTTATAGGCACTTCTATTGTTCTACCTGATGGAGATGCCATAAGTCCTCTCATACCTGCCAACTGTCTTATTTGGTTTTTCGAACCTCTGGCTCCTGAATCTGCCATGATGTAGATGTTATTTAGCCTGTCGAAGCTTTCCATTACTTCGTCGGTAAGCTCATCAGTTGCACTATTCCAGATTTCAATTACTCTTTCGTATCTTTCTTCGTCTGAAATCAAACCTCTTCTAAAGGCTTTTTCGTATTTGTCTACTTCTGCACCGGCCTTATCCAAAATTTCTTTTTTAGTTTCTGGCACTATTACGTCTGACATAGATATTGAAGTTGCAGCTACGGTTGAGTAGTGGTAACCCAATTCTTTTATATGGTCTAAAAACTTAGCAGTTTCTATATTGCCATGCTTGTTGTAAGTTTTTTCGATAATTTGTCCCAACAGTTTTTTGTCGATTACTTGATCAATCTCAAGTCCATAGGGGTCTTTGCTTCTATCTACAAAGCCCAAGTCTTGATGGATATATTTATTAATCAAAAATCTACCTACTGTGGATTTAATTATCTTTCCTCTCTTGTCTTTGTCATCTTTAAATATCCTCATGGACACTTTTGATTGAAGATGTACATAGCCATTTGCATAGGCGTGCATCATTTCTTCGTAGTCTTTAAAGACCATGCCCTCGCCCTTTAGTCCATCTCTGATTCCAAGAGTTAGATAATAACATCCTAAAATCATATCTTGAGTTGGAGTTGTGATAGGCTTTCCGTCTTTTAGTGCCAAGATATTATTTGTTGAAAGCATTAGAAGTCTTGCTTCTGCTTGTGCTTCGGCTGATAGGGGCAGATGGACTGCCATTTGGTCCCCGTCAAAGTCAGCGTTGTAGGCTGTACATACAAGTGGATGTAGCTTTATTGCTTTTCCTTCTACAAGAACTGGTTCAAAGGCTTGGATACCAAGTCTGTGAAGTGTAGGAGCTCTATTTAAGAGAACAGGATGATCCTTTATTACTCTTTCTAAAACATCCCAAACTTCTTCCTTTGCCCTTTCCACCATTCTCTTGGCAGATTTTATATTGTGGGCTGAGCCATTTTTCACAAGCTCTCTCATTACAAATGGCTTGAAAAGTTCAAGCGCCATTTTCTTAGGAAGACCACATTGATAGAATTTCAAATCTGGTCCTACGACAATTACTGAACGTCCAGAGTAGTCAACACGCTTTCCAAGAAGATTTTGTCTAAATCTACCTTGCTTTCCTTTTAACATTTCAGAAAGTGATTTTAAAGGACGATTTCCAGGTCCTGTTACAGGTCTGCCACGTCTACCATTGTCGATAAGGGCATCTACTGCTTCTTGGAGCATTCTTTTTTCATTTCTTACTATTATGTCAGGCGCATTTATATCTAAAAGTTTTCTGAGCCTATTGTTTCTATTTATTATTCTTCTGTAAAGGTCATTTAAGTCGCTTGTCGCAAACCTTCCTCCGTCTAATTGGACCATAGGTCTCAAATCAGGCGGTATTACTGGTATGGCTTCCAAAATCATCCATTCAGGCTTGTTGCCTGATTGAATAAAGGCTTCTATTACTTCTAGCCTTCTTGATATTCTGACTCTTTTTTGACCACTAGCATTTTCAAGTTGATTCTTTAAATCTTCAGATTCTCTATCTAAATCTATTTGCTTTAAAAGTTCTTTTACAGCCTCTGCACCCATTTTTGCTGTGAACTTGTCGCCGTATTCACCTTTTAGCTCTCTGTATTCTAATTCAGTCAAAAGTTGTTTTACATAGACTTCTGTGAAACCTTCTTCCACTTCTGTTACTACGTATGCTGCAAAATAGAGAATTTTTTCAAGAGCCCTAGGACTCATATCAAGAGCAAGCCCCATTCTAGATGGAATGCCCTTGAAATACCAAATATGAGATACTGGTGCTGCCAACTCTATGTGGCCCATTCTTTCTCTACGAACTTTGGATTTTGTAACTTCAACTCCGCACTTTTCGCAAACAATGCCTTTGAATCTTATTCTTTTGTATTTTCCGCAACCACATTCCCAGTCTTTTGTAGGTCCGAAGATCTTTTCACAAAAGAGGCCTTCTTTTTCCGGTCTTAGTGTTCTGTAATTTATGGTTTCAGGTTTTTTAACTTCTCCATAGGACCATTCCCTTATTTTTTCAGGAGATGCAAGTCCTATTCTTATCGAATGAAATAATTCACGTTCACCCAAAAAGATCGCTCCCTTCTATAATTAATCTTCTTCCTCGTCATCATCGTCATCAAATTCGTCAGTTTCATAGAATTCAACTTCATCAACACTTGCCTTTCTTATGGCTGATGTCGCTACATCATCTGCATCTTCCATGATTCCTTTTACGTCTTCTATGACTTCTCCCTCTATCGAATCAATCCTGTTTAGATCTTCATCTTCGGCTTCCAAATCAATTTCTTGTCCGTCTTCGTCCAAGACTTTCATTTCTAGTGCCAGGGATTGAAGTTCTTTTATTAAAACTTTAAATGACTCTGGAACTCCTGGTTGAGGGATGTTTTCTCCCTTTACTATGGCTTCATAAGTCTTTACTCTTCCTACAATGTCGTCAGATTTTACAGTGAGCATTTCTTGAAGAGTGTAGGAAGCACCATAGGCTTCTAATGCCCAAACTTCCATTTCTCCGAATCTTTGTCCACCAAATTGTGCCTTTCCACCAAGTGGTTGTTGAGTAACCAATGAGTAGGGGCCTGTTGACCTTGCGTGAATCTTTTCATCTACAAGGTGGTGAAGCTTTAACATATACATGTATCCAACAGTTGCAGGATGGTCAAATTCTTCTCCAGTTCTACCATCTCTAAGTTGAATTTTACCATCGTGTGGATAGCCTGCTTTTTCCAAAGTATCTATTATATCTTGTTCATTAGCTCCGTCAAATACGGGAGTTGCAATGTGCCATCCCAATTTTTTAGCAGCTAGACCAAGATGCACTTCTAAAACTTGTCCAAGATTCATACGGCTAGGTACGCCCAGAGGATTTAGGACTATTTGAATAGGTGTGCCATCTGGCATATAAGGCATGTCTTCAGCTGGCATAACTCTTGAAATGACACCCTTGTTTCCATGGCGACCACACATCTTGTCTCCGACTTGAATCTTTCTTTTTGTTGCAACAAAGACTCTAACCATTTCATTTACGCCTGGTTGCAACTCGTCACCTGCAGATCTTGTGAAAGTCTTTACATCAACAACAATGCCATGTTCTCCATGTGGAAGTCTAAGAGATGTGTCCTTTACTTCTCTTGCCTTTTCACCAAAGATAGCCCTTAGCAATCTTTCTTCTGCTGAAAGTTCAGTTTCTCCTTTTGGAGTAACTCTTCCTACGAGGATATCTCCCGGTTTTACTTCTGCTCCCGGTCTTATAATTCCTCTTTCATCCAAGTCTTTTAAAACATCTCCACTTAGGTTTGCTATATCTCTTGTTATTTCTTCGGCGCCGAGTTTAGTGTCTCTTGCTTCAACTTCATATTCTTCTATATGAAGAGATGTAAGCGTGTCATTTATTACAAGATCTTGGTTTACAAGCATAGCATCTTCGTAGTTATAACCTTCCCAGTTCATAAAGGCAACAAGTATATTCTTGCCAAGAGCCATTTCGCCAAGATCGGTTGATGGACCGTCGGCTATGACTTGACCTTTTTTAATCTTGTCTCCTTTTTTTACAATAGGTCTTTGATTTATTGTAGTGCCTTGGTTGCCTCCGATGAATTTATGGAGCTTATACCTGTCTACAACTCCGTCTCCATCCCTTTTCAAGTATATATTTCTAGTATCTACTTTTACGATTTCTCCATCGTCAGTTGATACGATTACAACGCCCGAATCTTTTGCAGCTCTGTATTCTATACCAGTTCCTACAATTGGGGCTTCTGTCTTCAGAAGAGGAACAGCTTGACGCTGCATGTTGGCACCCATGAGGGCTCTGTTGGCATCGTCGTTTTCCAAAAATGGAATCATTGCCGTGCCGACAGCTACAATTTGTTTTGGCGATACGTCCATATAAGTGACATCTTTTGAATTGTAAAAGTCTACAAGTCCTTCGTGTCCTCTTGCAACTATAC
Encoded proteins:
- a CDS encoding S-layer homology domain-containing protein — protein: MQRKILGTALLAAMIFTTSIQTSFAYSLPSLKKVQSQEEKIAELKDKNIISGYLDGSLKLDSTIKRSEIAKTLIYSIGLENEAREEQNGQSDFTDVAEDHWAKGIINVAKDTKGEKNKIGLINGYPDGTFRPEKNITNAEVIKMLVVLKKDDLTADMVKESSWPASWINWASQEGIIGKEVGVEITDFDSPAKRQDSFLMLYNTLAGTRQIEKAKANKDNKTKENVNKSSNKNNKEANNIDRTQYVIGFNNGTYFDHEKFRQAFENLLNEERISQGLQPLSYNSEAQVGTEIRATEQAAVGSLRSNGQPHVRPDGSRWNTVFEGICNMAGECAAQLMGPSIRDNVFNYDTSVYGENQTMNVKSEEDVARVLFTTWKNSPGHYGLMMKANARGYSVAVSMAQMGLPNAYVADYNNIIGIFNVNY
- a CDS encoding insulinase family protein yields the protein MKNYKFIEEKYLEEVAGNCKIYEHEKTGARVLTVENDDSNKTFAIAFRTTPEDSKGTAHIVEHCVLQGSRKYRTKEPFMDMLKSSMQTFLNAMTFPDKTVYPLSSRNEKDFYNLMDLYLDAVFYPRMYEEEKIFRQEGWHYELEDKKSELKRVGVVFNEMKGDYSSVDSQIYNALSLNLHPDSTYGVNSGGDPMEIPKLSYQEFLAFHKRYYHPSNSYIYLYGDMDMEKALEFIDKNYIGKFEKTNPDSGIKLNEPFKEKKSLIDYYSVDPGQEIENKDVLTYSVVVQDRTYKNIDFMMNFISELLITSDAGPIKLALQEKGLGEDIYFTTNSSLPYDFTIVAKNTSRDRMGEFADIIENTLAKIVKEGLDKKHVLSTLNKYEFSIREGSGPHKSIIYVLRALNSWLYDRSPYEGLIINEHIKEIREKLDHGYIEDFIKKYLIDNPYKVELTILPQEGREKQREDKQREDLLAYQKTLSEKELDQIIKDTKELKVYQKSESSEEDKSNLPSLNLSDIDTEVAKIDPVVSEIKGAKYLFLEGAANKISYASLAFKIDHLREDELKDLALIDLFLNGLSTENYSFQDLEKEIYLRSGGISFALTAFQCKAKSKRKFISKVKYLKGQGEKAFELIEEILTKTKFDDQKRIKDLLLEEKSALESSFMAMPNSFGFAVLEAQNTESGKFANMTVGSDYYDHIIKTLKDCDENFPALKERLEKVYGKILNKKDLIIHLLGEKDAEEEFKKVAQGLIERLSYQSENEISLSLNKKMNLGYTFSSNVNFVCQRGNFDSFGDYDGSMEVLKNFLSLDYLYTNIRAIGGAYGMGINFSREKIAKMNSFRDPKLKETLDVFESLPSYLSKVEISDQDLKNYIIGSMNTFNPLLDLASKADLSLGIYIKGQRESDLKKAKQEALKTDLEKIRSYSKLLEEILKTKTYCVIGGEAVKENKDLFCEVRNLIK
- a CDS encoding prolyl oligopeptidase family serine peptidase — protein: MKNFKKLALVSGLAVSLMPLGTLAQTKTSPEANSQKSIQVYFDKDQHGVATRLIKGVTYVPWDYFKDLKAIKDLYKFDLSEDKKEVKITSEDLSFDLVADKAVKVKNIFGEKEIEDIKPFLEGDKLYVPLRLIAEKMGLKVEFEKVGMIARLGEKSYLQKNLLIDANGRKVPAVVTLPKEGKALKAVVMLHGTGSNKDEAGNGYVYMAEKFAENKIASIRIDFMGVGDSKEDYIGYDYKTATEDALAAKDYLKSLEQVDKDKIGVMGWSQGGTDAFLAAAASEDFKSVLTWAGALDLSDMMTDAQYKEAEKNGYYTVEFGWRSPLKFGLSWAKDVKNVKIIDKIKGIKAPIMAINGAKDDVVPPKSADEILKASPNKESKKHVIEKADHTFNIFTGSMTEFDELMDTTAKWFEKTL
- a CDS encoding S-layer homology domain-containing protein; the encoded protein is MKRKILVPTILAATILATGIQSSLAYSAPALKKVQKPEEKIAELKEKKIISGYLDGSLKLDSNIKRSEIAKTLVYSIGLENSAKELQKEKSAFKDVAEENWAKGIINVAKDTKGEKNKIALINGYPDGTFKPEKNITNAEVIKMLVVLKKDDLTADMVKESSWPASWINWASQEGIIGKEAGVEIKDFGAAASRQDAFLMLYNALVDAKAPEKTEAVKLDEVKEAKKVLKNFVDGLKLENFEIEGVKKPENEKAIADFKALIEKAKELLKKDDKAISKEELEIIKEMPTYKIGDKKHKGDFAKAGRKILVDFEVLGDKSVKSDHSGKSYTKLDDKGIIKIKSSLKGASKAGQNPERYIKLNYVSEDDYNKIKNTDLVTGATPKYDKKEVPAENYEVRPTADGYEIEVKKLPEGAKIVKPIVYVKLGDMAFLENGTLVYVK
- a CDS encoding YbaK/EbsC family protein encodes the protein MSLERVREYLKKFKLEDRIMIFKESTATSEEAAKTLGCSSKEIVKTISLKDKNGQPILIVLPADRMIDKKKYKAQFGFPMKMLKHEEVEELVGFRIGGVCPYAYKEPCKVYLDDSLKGIDPIYTACGSSNSLGKFHLDELEKISAYQAYVNVAG